The DNA sequence TTCAACACCCATACGTCGACCCTAACGGCTGCCCAGGCCGGAGTCCGGTGAGGCGCCCCGGTGAGAGCTCAGTGACACGGTCGTCGTCGACCGGGGCGCGTGCACACGGCTGCGTGCAACCGGCACACCCTTCGCGCTAGCCTCGGACGATGCGGGCATGGGAGCAGGAGTTCGCGGAGCTGTTCGCACCGAGGTTCATCGACTACGCCAGCGCCGACGTGCAGTTCTCGCTCGAGGCACCGCCGCCGGAGCTGGTGAGCCGCATCCATCTGGTCGCCAGAACGGGGGAGGGCAGCGTCATCGTCTGCGTCAACGACCTCGGGTGGCGCTTCCTGCCGGGCGGTACCCGTGAGCCGGGAGAGGAGCTCGCGGCCGGGCTGGACCGCGAGATCCGGGAGGAGGCGGGTGCGCGACGCATCGGTCCGTGGTCGGTGGTCGGCGCCTTCCGCGCCCAGATCCGAGCCCCCGAGCCCTATCGCCCGCACATGCCGCATCCGGTCGCCTACTGGGCCTACGCCGTTGCCGACGTGCTGCTCGACGGCCTACCGACCAACCCGCCCGACGGTGAACAGGTCACGGAGGTGCTGGTGCTGCCGCCGGCCGACGCGGCAGACTTCCTGGCCGTGCACGACCCGATCCACGCCGACGTTGTCCGGCTGACCGCAGCCATGGGTCTGATCTGACCCCAGAACCGGCGTCCATCGACCGACCGTCCTGATGCGGACCCGCGGTCCGGCCTCACCGCGGTAGGCGTCAGCGTGACGGTAGCCTGCTCCAATGCTGACTCCCACCAGCCAGGAATCGGTGTCCTACCGACTCGAGGTCGTCTGGCGGCTGGTGCTGCGTTCCGCGCTGATGATCGAGGCTGCACTGCTGCTCGCGTCGCTGGCTGTACCGCTGCTCGGCCGTGACACCCACCCCGAGGACTCCGACCCTGGCGTCAGCACCAGACTGCTCGCGAGCCTCGCCGCGTACGTCACGGCGCAGCCGAACCAGTTCGGCGATCGCGACTCGCCTCCGGCCGACGTCCCGGGCGGGGTCTGGATGACCCGCATCGTGCTGGTGCTGCTACTGGTCGCACTGATCCTTGCCGCGGTCGCCACGTTCGGTCTCGCACTCGACCGCACCGGTCGGCCGACCCACATCCTCGCCCGGGCCGGCGGAACCCTGCTGCTCATCTCGGTCGGACTTCTCGCCCTGGCCCAGATCTGGCTCTCCGACGACTATGTGGCAACACCGCTGCAGCCCCGCCTGTTGATGCCGGTTGCAGCCGGACTGTGGTTGCTGTCCGTCGCGACGGCGAAACGCCGGATGGACGAGCTCGACACCGCGCAGTGACGATCACGCCTGGGAGACGGTGAGCCGTCGGCTCAGGCGCTGACCACGCTGAGGTGTCGGACCGGGGCCGCCTCCTCCGGCTCAGCCGCCTCGACGCCCTGGTCGACATCGACCAGATCGATGGCGGCAACCACATACCGGCTGAGCGCTGCGTGCGCGATCTCGGGCTCGGCACCCAGTGGAGCGGACACGGCGACGGCACCGGCCTCGTACGCCAGCTCCGCCTGCCGGGTGTACAACAGACCCGGTGCCAGGAACCAGCCGCCGACCGCGATGTGCCGGCGACCCTGCGCCCGGAGGCTGCGAACGGCCTCGGCAGTGGACGGACCGGACACGGTCGCGAAGGCGGTGACACAGGGCAGCTTGTGGTGGGTCGCCCACTGCCGGGCCCGGCGGGCCACCAGCGCATTGCTCCGGACGTCGGAGCTGCCCGCTGCGGCGAACACCAGTCCGTCCAGCTCGGTGACGCGTCGGGACCGCAGCGCGTCGCGGAGCCGGCGGTCGACGATCGACAGCAGGCTGGCGTCCGGGCCGATCGGGCTGGACGCGGTCACCCGCAGGCCGGGATGGTTCGCCTGCACCTTGGCCACCAGCGCCGGCACCTCGACCCTGGCCTTGAACGCGTCGGAGAGCAGCAGCGGGACGAAGACGACCTCCTGGACGCCACGCTTTACCAGCTTGCTGATCACCTGCGGTCCACTCGGCGGGCAGTGGTCGAGAAAGGCCACATGCACGTCGAGCTCGGGCCGGAGCCGGTTGAGCTCGGCCCGAAGCTCGTGGCTGACCTGGGCGACCCGCGGGTCGCTGGATCCGTAGCCCAGCAGGATAAGTGAAGGAGCGGTCATGATGCTTCCTTTCCGGGGGTGTGCTGATGTGGCGGTGGGGCCAGGGCGGAGACACCCGCCATGCCCGCGCCGAGCGTCCAGCCGTCCGCCTCGTCGACGATGATGAAGGAGCCGGTGGTGCGATGTTCGCGGTAGGGGTCGATCGGCAGCGGCGAGGCCAGCGCCAGCCGAACCCGCCCGATGTCGTTCAGGCCGAGGGCGTCGGCGTCCACCCACTCCGGCAACGCGCCCGGCAGAGTGTCCAGGTCGAGAGTGGCGTCGATCGACTTGACGATGGCCTTCGTGATCGACGTGCCGTGCTGCACCAGCACCCGGGCGCCGACCGCGAGCGTGCGCTCGGCCAGCCAGCAGACGGTCGCGTTGACCTCGCGTACCGGTGCCGGCGGGGCATCGGTGGCAGCCAGGATGTCGCCGCGGGACACGTCAAGGTCCTGGGTCAGCCGCAGCACGACCGACTGGCCGGCGACCGCCACCTGCAGCGGACCGTCCGGGGTGTCGATGCCGGCGACCGTGGCGTGTGAGCCCCTGGGCAGCACGACCACCTCCTCACCGACCGACACCCGGCCGGATTCGACCTTGCCGGCATAGCCGCGGTAGTCGCCGTCCACTGCCGGCAGCTGCGCGGCCCAGGGCGCGGACGGTGCCTGCTGCGGACGGATGACGAGCTGCACCGGGAACCGGAACTCCGATCCCACGGCCCGCCGGGTGTCGTCGACGGTCTCCAGAAAACCGAGCACCGTCGGCCCCTCGTACCAGGCCGTCCGCGCCGAGTGGGTGGCGACGTTGTCGCCCTCGGTCGCCGACACCGGGATGCAGCGCGAGTCGACCAGACCGAAGCTGCGGGCCAGCACCGAGAACTCGGTGGCGATCCGGGTGAACACCTCCTCGGAGTAGTCGACCAGGTCGATCTTGTTGACGACCAGCACGACGTGCGGCACCCGCAGCAGCGAGGCCACCGCAAGGTGGCGTCGGGTCTGCTCGACCACACCGTTGCGGGCGTCGACGAGCAATACGATCACGTCCGCGGTGGACGAGCCGGTGACCGTGTTGCGGGTGTACTGCACATGCCCCGGGCAGTCGGCCAGGATGAACTTGCGGGCGGGTGTGGCGAAGTAGCGGTAGGCGACATCGATCGTGATGCCCTGCTCGCGCTCGGCCCGAAGACCGTCGGTGAGCAGTGCCAGGTCGGCGCGGGCCAGGCCGCGACGCTTGCTGACCATCTCCACATGGTCCAGGGTGTCGCTGAGCACCGAGTTGGTGTCAAACAGCAGCCGGCCGACCAGAGTGGACTTCCCGTCGTCGACGGAGCCGGCCGTCGCCAACCGGAGCAGGGTCCGGCCGGGGGTCGCCGTCCTCGGTGCTGGGCGTGTCACAGTGCCGGGCATCAGAAATAGCCTTCCTTCTTGCGATCCTCCATGGCCGCCTCGGACAGACGGTCGTCTGCGCGGGTGGCGCCCCGCTCGGTCAGCCGGCTGGTGCCCACCTCGGTGATCACATCCGCGACGGTCGTCGCCTCGGACAGCACAGCGGCCGTGCAGGACATATCGCCGACGGTCCGGTAGCGCACCGACCGGAGCTCGGTCCGCTCCCCATCCCGCACCGGAGTGACCCGGGTGATCGCCACCCACATGCCGTCGCGCTCGACCACCTCACGCTGGTGGGCGTAGTAGATGGACGGCAGCGCGATCTTCTCCGCCTCGATGTAGTCCCAGACATCCAGCTCGGTCCAGTTGGACAACGGGAAGACCCGGACGTGCTCCCCGGGCAGGTGTCGGCCGTTGTACAGCGACCAGAGCTCGGGCCGCTGGTTGCGGGGATCCCACTGCCCGAACTCATCCCTGAGGCTGTAGACCCGCTCCTTGGCGCGGGCCCGCTCCTCGTCCCGACGGCCGCCGCCGAAGACGGCGTCATGTTTGCCTTCGGTGATCGCGTCCAGCAACGGGACGGTCTGCAACGGGTTGCGGGTGCCGTCCGGTCGCTCGCGCAGCCGGCCGTCGTCGATGTAGTCCTGCACCGAGGCAACCTTCAACCGAGCACCGTAGAAGGCGACGGCCTCGTCCCGGAAGGCGAGCACCTCGTCGAAGTTGTGACCTGTGTCGACGTGCAGGAGTTCGAACGGCACCGGCGAAGGCCAGAAGGCCTTGGCTGCCAGGTGCAGCATCACCACCGAGTCCTTGCCGCCGGAGAACAGCATCACCGGGGACGCGAAGGTCGAGGCCACCTCGCGGAAGATGTGGATCGACTCCGACTCGAGCGCCTGCAGCTCGGTCAGCGGCCGAAGCCCGTCGAAGGCGGCGGCGGTCTGGTTGGTGCTCATCACAGGTCCCTTCCCAGCACGGTGGTGACCAGCGAGCTGGCCAGGTCCACCGCAGTCTCAAGATCAACTTCAGCGGTGTCCAGCACCAGCTCGGCAGTCTTCGGCTCCTCGTAGGGGTCATCGACCCCGGTCATGCCCTGGATCTCGCCGCGGCGCGCCTTCGCGTACAGACCCTTGACGTCGCGGCTCTCGGCCACTGCGGCGGAGGTGGACACAAAGACCTCGGCAAACG is a window from the Microlunatus panaciterrae genome containing:
- the cysD gene encoding sulfate adenylyltransferase subunit CysD; translated protein: MSTNQTAAAFDGLRPLTELQALESESIHIFREVASTFASPVMLFSGGKDSVVMLHLAAKAFWPSPVPFELLHVDTGHNFDEVLAFRDEAVAFYGARLKVASVQDYIDDGRLRERPDGTRNPLQTVPLLDAITEGKHDAVFGGGRRDEERARAKERVYSLRDEFGQWDPRNQRPELWSLYNGRHLPGEHVRVFPLSNWTELDVWDYIEAEKIALPSIYYAHQREVVERDGMWVAITRVTPVRDGERTELRSVRYRTVGDMSCTAAVLSEATTVADVITEVGTSRLTERGATRADDRLSEAAMEDRKKEGYF
- a CDS encoding NUDIX hydrolase; the protein is MRAWEQEFAELFAPRFIDYASADVQFSLEAPPPELVSRIHLVARTGEGSVIVCVNDLGWRFLPGGTREPGEELAAGLDREIREEAGARRIGPWSVVGAFRAQIRAPEPYRPHMPHPVAYWAYAVADVLLDGLPTNPPDGEQVTEVLVLPPADAADFLAVHDPIHADVVRLTAAMGLI
- a CDS encoding sulfate adenylyltransferase subunit 1, whose protein sequence is MPGTVTRPAPRTATPGRTLLRLATAGSVDDGKSTLVGRLLFDTNSVLSDTLDHVEMVSKRRGLARADLALLTDGLRAEREQGITIDVAYRYFATPARKFILADCPGHVQYTRNTVTGSSTADVIVLLVDARNGVVEQTRRHLAVASLLRVPHVVLVVNKIDLVDYSEEVFTRIATEFSVLARSFGLVDSRCIPVSATEGDNVATHSARTAWYEGPTVLGFLETVDDTRRAVGSEFRFPVQLVIRPQQAPSAPWAAQLPAVDGDYRGYAGKVESGRVSVGEEVVVLPRGSHATVAGIDTPDGPLQVAVAGQSVVLRLTQDLDVSRGDILAATDAPPAPVREVNATVCWLAERTLAVGARVLVQHGTSITKAIVKSIDATLDLDTLPGALPEWVDADALGLNDIGRVRLALASPLPIDPYREHRTTGSFIIVDEADGWTLGAGMAGVSALAPPPHQHTPGKEAS
- a CDS encoding sirohydrochlorin chelatase produces the protein MTAPSLILLGYGSSDPRVAQVSHELRAELNRLRPELDVHVAFLDHCPPSGPQVISKLVKRGVQEVVFVPLLLSDAFKARVEVPALVAKVQANHPGLRVTASSPIGPDASLLSIVDRRLRDALRSRRVTELDGLVFAAAGSSDVRSNALVARRARQWATHHKLPCVTAFATVSGPSTAEAVRSLRAQGRRHIAVGGWFLAPGLLYTRQAELAYEAGAVAVSAPLGAEPEIAHAALSRYVVAAIDLVDVDQGVEAAEPEEAAPVRHLSVVSA